Proteins from one Triticum aestivum cultivar Chinese Spring chromosome 7A, IWGSC CS RefSeq v2.1, whole genome shotgun sequence genomic window:
- the LOC123147104 gene encoding uncharacterized protein, translated as MPEEPRRSNNQRLQPIRNTAIVGPARRQLQFTQERTTNQGPTHGNSSAGGNAPMRGGVGHLSNPQAQVHSTIIAPAHQNEETRVNNPARGGVGNPINQQENSTRIVSNHENNIGVNYPSMGGAGNPTKTQDNSTKIVSNYENNTGLNVPSSIVAIPPHTPQGHGANVVSTPENNTSTDASTVGPPNRAIHMARENPVAVIQPQIVNECSHEERLKFNEERRMQVPMLALHELQINAYMCST; from the exons ATGCCGGAAGAACCGAGGCGCAGCAACAATCAGCGCCTCCAGCCTATAC GAAATACAGCAATTGTAGGTCCTGCTAGGCGACAGCTTCAGTTCACGCAGGAACGAACTACCAACCAAGGCCCAACTCATGGGAACAGTTCAGCAG GGGGGAATGCTCCCATGCGGGGTGGAGTTGGCCATCTCAGTAACCCCCAAGCCCAAGTTCATTCTACCATTATAGCTCCAGCCCATCAAAATGAAGAAACTA GGGTGAATAACCCAGCAAGGGGTGGAGTGGGCAATCCTATAAACCAGCAGGAGAATTCGACTAGGATTGTCTCAAACCATGAAAACAATATAG GGGTGAATTACCCGTCAATGGGTGGAGCGGGAAATCCTACCAAGACACAGGATAATTCTACCAAGATAGTCTCAAACTATGAAAACAATACAG GATTGAATGTTCCATCGTCGATTGTTGCTATCCCTCCTCACACCCCACAAGGTCATGGTGCCAATGTAGTCTCAACTCCTGAGAACAACACATCAACCG ATGCATCAACCGTTGGACCACCAAACAGAGCTATCCATATGGCCCGTGAAAATCCTGTCGCTGTGATACAACCTCAAATT GTCAATGAGTGTAGCCATGAAGAGCGACTCaagttcaatgaagaaaggcgcatgCAGGTGCCTATGTTGGCCCTACATGAACTGCAAATAAACGCATACATGTGTAGCAcgtga